A single window of Nocardioides kongjuensis DNA harbors:
- a CDS encoding response regulator transcription factor — protein MASTLTRERVRQDVGVVAQAGLDLESFLVEAVESLRRAVPWVSACVGTHDPRTLLLTSDRKFGHLLGQDPRDAEFGLLEYGSPEATSFTELAAAERPAAGVFLQTGGDVERSMRIASYHLLHYGHADEARLVFREGSEVWGGMGLMRGTDDRPFDDAEIDFLASLAPAFARGVRAGLMARLAGVDEPDDGPTEVPGPAVVIIGSGYRVAQMTPTAEHRLRELARDPDGGIPVALLSGLVGAARRYARGETTVLPRCRARTRLGRWLILQAGPLSSTGDHDGDVVITIEEARPPEIVGLVVAAFGLTPRERDVTQLVLQGVGTQEIGRALHMSAYTVQDHLKAVFDKAGVRSRRELIARVFFDQYVPRMGEEIGPSGWYV, from the coding sequence ATGGCCTCGACCCTGACCCGCGAGCGGGTGCGCCAGGACGTCGGCGTCGTCGCCCAGGCGGGCCTCGACCTCGAGTCGTTCCTGGTGGAGGCCGTCGAGTCGCTGCGGCGGGCTGTGCCGTGGGTGAGCGCCTGCGTCGGAACCCACGACCCGCGCACCCTGCTGCTCACCAGCGACCGCAAGTTCGGGCACCTGCTCGGCCAGGACCCGCGCGACGCTGAGTTCGGGCTGCTCGAGTACGGCAGCCCGGAGGCGACCTCCTTCACCGAGCTCGCGGCCGCCGAGCGCCCGGCGGCCGGCGTCTTCCTGCAGACCGGCGGCGACGTCGAGCGCTCCATGCGGATCGCGTCCTACCACCTGCTCCACTACGGCCACGCCGACGAGGCGCGCCTCGTCTTCCGCGAGGGCAGCGAGGTGTGGGGCGGGATGGGCCTGATGCGGGGCACCGACGACCGGCCCTTCGACGACGCCGAGATCGACTTCCTCGCCTCCCTCGCGCCCGCCTTCGCCCGCGGCGTCCGCGCCGGCCTGATGGCTCGGCTCGCAGGGGTCGACGAGCCCGACGACGGGCCCACCGAGGTGCCCGGGCCGGCCGTCGTCATCATCGGCTCCGGGTACCGGGTCGCCCAGATGACGCCCACCGCCGAGCACCGCCTGCGCGAGCTGGCCCGCGACCCCGACGGCGGGATCCCCGTCGCCCTGCTGTCCGGCCTGGTCGGCGCCGCCCGCCGCTACGCCCGCGGCGAGACGACGGTGCTGCCCCGCTGCCGCGCCCGCACCCGCCTCGGGCGCTGGCTGATCCTCCAGGCCGGTCCGCTGAGCAGCACCGGCGACCACGACGGCGATGTCGTGATCACCATCGAGGAGGCCCGCCCGCCGGAGATCGTCGGCCTCGTCGTCGCCGCCTTCGGGCTGACGCCGCGCGAGCGCGACGTCACGCAGCTGGTGCTGCAGGGTGTCGGCACGCAGGAGATCGGGCGCGCGCTGCACATGTCGGCGTACACCGTCCAGGACCACCTGAAGGCGGTCTTCGACAAGGCCGGCGTGCGGTCTCGTCGCGAGCTGATCGCGCGGGTGTTCTTCGACCAGTACGTGCCGCGGATGGGTGAGGAGATCGGGCCGTCCGGCTGGTACGTGTGA
- a CDS encoding FAD-binding protein, producing the protein MTTTPDLTSLTRLGAGCELHLPGDDGYDAARTPWNLAVDQRPAAVAVPRTVAEVQAVVRAAAAAGLRVAPQSTGHGAAPLGEGALDDVVLLRLHALTGVTVDPTTRTARVLGGTLWEDVVTAAAPHGLTALHGSAPDVAVAGFALAGGLSFYGRRHGLAAGSIRAVDVVTADGALRRLSATEEPDLFWAARGAGGNVGVVVAIELDLLPYADVYAGMLLWDREQAPEVVRAWVEWTRTAPESATTSLRVMSFPPLPELPPFLSGRDIVVIDGAVLESDEDAAALLAPLRALQPEMDTFARIPTTALLQVHMDPPGPSPAVADHSVLGSLDDAAVEVFLEQVGPGTRSGLMFAELRHLGGAFGAPDADGGVLSHVPGEYALFCVAMAPTPQAAVAGRAAAFTVVRALGAWSRTSLVPTFTETRVDPSRFYDGEDWARLCRVRDAVDPGRLLVANHGI; encoded by the coding sequence ATGACCACCACTCCCGACCTCACCTCCCTGACCCGGCTCGGCGCCGGGTGCGAGCTCCACCTGCCCGGCGACGACGGGTACGACGCCGCCCGCACCCCGTGGAACCTGGCCGTCGACCAGCGACCGGCCGCGGTCGCCGTGCCGCGCACCGTGGCGGAGGTGCAGGCCGTCGTCCGCGCTGCTGCCGCCGCCGGCCTGCGGGTCGCCCCGCAGAGCACCGGCCACGGCGCCGCGCCGCTCGGCGAGGGCGCCCTCGACGACGTCGTCCTGCTCCGCCTGCACGCCCTGACCGGCGTCACCGTCGACCCCACGACCCGCACCGCGCGGGTCCTCGGCGGCACCCTGTGGGAGGACGTGGTCACCGCCGCGGCGCCGCACGGGCTCACCGCGCTGCACGGGTCGGCCCCCGACGTGGCCGTGGCCGGCTTCGCGCTGGCCGGCGGACTGTCCTTCTACGGCCGCCGGCACGGTCTCGCGGCTGGCTCGATCCGTGCCGTCGACGTCGTGACCGCCGACGGCGCGCTGCGGCGCCTCAGCGCCACCGAGGAGCCCGACCTGTTCTGGGCGGCCCGCGGCGCGGGCGGCAACGTCGGCGTCGTCGTCGCGATCGAGCTCGACCTGCTGCCGTACGCCGACGTGTACGCCGGCATGCTGCTCTGGGACCGCGAGCAGGCCCCCGAGGTGGTCCGGGCGTGGGTCGAGTGGACCCGCACCGCGCCGGAGTCGGCGACCACCTCGCTGCGGGTGATGAGCTTCCCGCCGCTGCCCGAGCTGCCGCCGTTCCTCTCCGGCCGCGACATCGTCGTCATCGACGGCGCGGTGCTCGAGTCCGACGAGGACGCCGCCGCCCTGCTCGCGCCGCTGCGGGCCCTCCAGCCCGAGATGGACACCTTCGCCCGGATCCCCACGACCGCGCTGCTGCAGGTCCACATGGACCCGCCCGGCCCGTCGCCGGCGGTCGCGGACCACAGCGTGCTGGGCTCGCTGGACGACGCCGCTGTCGAGGTGTTCCTCGAGCAGGTCGGTCCGGGCACCCGCAGCGGGCTGATGTTCGCCGAGCTGCGGCACCTGGGCGGGGCGTTCGGCGCACCGGACGCGGACGGGGGCGTGCTGTCCCACGTGCCCGGCGAGTACGCGCTGTTCTGCGTCGCCATGGCCCCGACGCCGCAGGCTGCGGTCGCCGGCCGGGCTGCGGCGTTCACGGTCGTGCGCGCGCTGGGTGCCTGGTCGCGGACCAGCCTGGTGCCGACGTTCACCGAGACCCGGGTGGACCCGAGCCGCTTCTACGACGGCGAGGACTGGGCCCGGCTGTGCCGGGTCCGCGACGCCGTCGACCCCGGGCGGCTGCTCGTGGCCAACCACGGCATCTGA
- a CDS encoding TOBE domain-containing protein, whose amino-acid sequence MVSGQFLQVAPPASVYLTPADPRVAAFIGHATLLPGEVLADGRGRCALGEVALRPGGPAAGAARFAVRSEQLQVRPGGSADGVPGEVVDVSFFGHDATIRVRLASGEQVTARTPADSVPTAGDRVQVVVTGDVTAFGA is encoded by the coding sequence ATGGTCTCCGGCCAGTTCCTCCAGGTCGCCCCGCCCGCGTCGGTCTACCTGACGCCCGCGGACCCCCGCGTCGCCGCGTTCATCGGCCACGCCACCCTGCTGCCCGGCGAGGTGCTCGCCGATGGCCGAGGGCGGTGCGCCCTCGGGGAGGTGGCGCTGCGCCCGGGTGGGCCGGCCGCGGGAGCGGCCCGGTTCGCCGTACGCTCCGAGCAGCTGCAGGTCCGCCCAGGGGGCTCGGCCGACGGCGTCCCCGGAGAGGTCGTCGACGTCAGCTTCTTCGGCCACGACGCCACCATCCGGGTCCGGCTCGCGTCGGGCGAGCAGGTCACCGCCCGCACGCCGGCCGACTCGGTCCCCACCGCCGGCGACCGGGTCCAGGTCGTCGTGACCGGAGACGTCACCGCCTTCGGTGCCTGA
- a CDS encoding LuxR C-terminal-related transcriptional regulator — protein MSRGLTAERVRKDVDVVARAGLDLETFLEEAMASLRRAVPWESACVATHDPGTHLLTSGRKYGALAGESEHDHEFALIEYGDVEATAFTELVRTETDAAGVHLVHGGEVERSPRMERFMVPRFGIGDEARVAFRDGREMWGAAALFRGPDDRPFDAEEIDFLASLTGMFARGVRAGVLTRMADVVAPAPGPGPAVIIVGPDDRATQMTPTAEQWLGELAGSPTHPDPVSPVAALIASARRYARGELPSPPRCRLRTAGGMWLVLQAGPLSTFRDREGDVVITIEEARPPEIVALVVAAFGLTPRERDVTQLVLQGVDTKEIASTLHLSAYTVQDHLKSVFDKAGVRSRRELISRVYFDQYVPRMGGELAPSGWFA, from the coding sequence GTGAGCCGAGGACTGACTGCCGAGCGTGTGCGCAAGGACGTGGACGTGGTGGCGCGCGCCGGCCTCGACCTCGAGACCTTCCTCGAGGAGGCGATGGCCTCGCTGCGCCGTGCCGTCCCGTGGGAGAGCGCCTGCGTGGCGACCCACGACCCCGGCACCCACCTGCTCACCAGCGGCCGGAAGTACGGCGCCCTCGCGGGCGAGAGCGAGCACGACCACGAGTTCGCGCTGATCGAGTACGGCGACGTCGAGGCCACCGCGTTCACCGAGCTGGTCCGCACCGAGACCGACGCGGCCGGGGTGCACCTGGTCCACGGCGGCGAGGTCGAGCGCTCGCCGCGCATGGAGCGGTTCATGGTGCCGCGCTTCGGGATCGGTGACGAGGCCCGGGTGGCCTTCCGCGACGGCCGGGAGATGTGGGGGGCCGCGGCGCTCTTCCGCGGACCCGACGACCGTCCCTTCGACGCCGAGGAGATCGACTTCCTCGCCTCGCTCACCGGCATGTTCGCCCGCGGTGTCCGCGCCGGCGTGCTCACCCGGATGGCCGACGTCGTCGCGCCGGCGCCCGGTCCCGGCCCCGCCGTGATCATCGTCGGTCCCGACGACCGCGCCACCCAGATGACCCCGACGGCCGAGCAGTGGCTGGGTGAGCTGGCCGGCAGTCCGACCCACCCCGACCCGGTGTCCCCGGTGGCAGCGCTCATCGCCTCGGCCCGCCGCTACGCGCGTGGCGAGCTCCCCTCGCCGCCCCGCTGCCGGCTGCGCACCGCCGGGGGCATGTGGCTGGTGCTGCAGGCCGGCCCGCTGAGCACCTTCCGCGACCGCGAGGGCGACGTCGTGATCACCATCGAGGAGGCCCGGCCGCCGGAGATCGTGGCGCTCGTCGTCGCCGCGTTCGGCCTGACGCCGCGCGAGCGCGACGTCACGCAGCTGGTGCTGCAGGGCGTCGACACCAAGGAGATCGCGAGCACGCTGCACCTGTCGGCGTACACCGTCCAGGACCACCTCAAGTCGGTCTTCGACAAGGCCGGCGTGCGCTCGCGCCGCGAGCTGATCTCGCGGGTCTACTTCGACCAGTACGTGCCCCGCATGGGCGGCGAGCTGGCCCCGTCCGGCTGGTTCGCCTGA
- a CDS encoding response regulator transcription factor: protein MSVEEPVRRVALVAERRLVGQAIAAALRGRGLAPVLFEWPERGGRLSFRQGLARSGASVGVILCDLRTPDLLHDVELLVSRGPIRWLVLTDSEFGPRWGTVLGAGATGVLPTTTTTAGLAKAVRDTLAGGSPTPDVLRERALREWESVAEEQRELVRRMELLTHREYEVLGALYDGLSVRRIADASGVAEATVRSQVKSLRRKLGVDSQLAAVALYRRSLEVFPRARQ, encoded by the coding sequence ATGTCCGTTGAGGAGCCGGTCCGGCGCGTCGCGCTGGTCGCCGAGCGGCGGCTGGTCGGCCAGGCGATCGCCGCTGCCCTGCGCGGCCGCGGCCTGGCCCCGGTGCTCTTCGAGTGGCCCGAGCGCGGCGGCCGGCTGTCCTTCCGCCAGGGCCTGGCCCGCAGCGGCGCCTCGGTCGGTGTGATCCTCTGCGACCTGCGCACCCCCGACCTGCTCCACGACGTGGAGCTCCTCGTCAGCCGCGGCCCGATCCGCTGGCTGGTCCTCACCGACAGCGAGTTCGGCCCACGGTGGGGCACCGTCCTCGGGGCCGGGGCGACCGGCGTGCTGCCCACCACGACGACCACCGCCGGCCTCGCCAAGGCCGTCCGCGACACCCTCGCCGGCGGTTCGCCGACCCCGGACGTGCTCCGCGAGCGGGCGCTGCGCGAGTGGGAGAGCGTCGCCGAGGAGCAGCGGGAGCTGGTACGCCGGATGGAGCTGCTCACCCACCGCGAGTACGAGGTCCTCGGTGCCCTCTACGACGGCCTCTCGGTGCGCCGGATCGCCGACGCCTCCGGTGTCGCCGAGGCGACCGTCCGCAGCCAGGTGAAGTCGTTGCGTCGCAAGCTGGGTGTGGACTCCCAGCTGGCCGCGGTCGCGCTCTACCGCCGGTCGCTGGAGGTGTTCCCGCGGGCCCGTCAGTGA
- a CDS encoding iron ABC transporter substrate-binding protein has product MNAKLLRTALAVAGLTLVAPNLAACGDDEPTLVVYNAQHEPLLKELAPEFTKETGIEVELRNGKDLEMSNQIIAEGKASPADVFLTENSPAMSQVEAAGLFDRLPADVLDVIPEQYRPRSGLWTGFVARSTVLVYNTDRVQESQLPASLLDLAKPEWKGRISFSPTGADFQAIVAAVLELEGEEATKAWLEGIKANGKVYDGNNLVLEAVNSGEVEVGIVYHYYWERDRKENGDVSDHSAQHYFTGGDPGAFVSVSGAGILKSSDMKPEARKFVKFLVDRKGQQILADSYALEYPLNPDVQLEGVTKPFSELQPPQVNVSDLDAKSVVDLLEEVGFL; this is encoded by the coding sequence ATGAACGCCAAGCTCCTCCGCACGGCACTCGCCGTCGCGGGCCTCACCCTGGTCGCGCCCAACCTGGCGGCCTGCGGCGACGACGAGCCGACGCTGGTGGTCTACAACGCCCAGCACGAGCCGCTGCTCAAGGAGCTCGCGCCGGAGTTCACCAAGGAGACCGGCATCGAGGTCGAGCTGCGCAACGGCAAGGACCTGGAGATGTCGAACCAGATCATCGCCGAGGGCAAGGCGTCGCCCGCCGACGTGTTCCTCACCGAGAACTCCCCCGCCATGTCCCAGGTCGAGGCCGCCGGGCTCTTCGACAGGCTTCCCGCCGACGTCCTCGACGTGATCCCCGAGCAGTACCGCCCGCGCAGCGGCCTGTGGACCGGCTTCGTGGCCCGCTCCACGGTCCTGGTCTACAACACCGACCGGGTCCAGGAGTCCCAGCTGCCCGCGTCGCTGCTCGACCTCGCCAAGCCGGAGTGGAAGGGGCGGATCTCGTTCTCCCCCACCGGTGCGGACTTCCAGGCCATCGTCGCCGCGGTCCTCGAGCTCGAGGGCGAGGAGGCCACCAAGGCCTGGCTCGAGGGCATCAAGGCCAACGGCAAGGTGTACGACGGCAACAACCTCGTGCTTGAGGCGGTGAACTCCGGCGAGGTCGAGGTCGGCATCGTCTACCACTACTACTGGGAGCGTGACCGCAAGGAGAACGGCGACGTCAGCGACCACTCCGCGCAGCACTACTTCACCGGAGGCGACCCGGGCGCCTTCGTCAGCGTCTCCGGCGCCGGGATCCTGAAGTCGAGCGACATGAAGCCCGAGGCGCGCAAGTTCGTGAAGTTCCTCGTGGACCGCAAGGGTCAGCAGATCCTCGCCGACAGCTACGCGCTGGAGTACCCGCTCAACCCGGACGTCCAGCTCGAGGGCGTCACCAAGCCGTTCAGCGAGCTGCAGCCGCCGCAGGTCAACGTGTCCGACCTGGATGCCAAGTCGGTCGTCGACCTCCTCGAGGAGGTCGGCTTCCTCTGA
- a CDS encoding S66 family peptidase translates to MTRELVRPPKARPGDRIAVLSPSFAAPGFAPAVHEQAMRRLAEATGLVPVEYPTTRLLGANPEQRAADLNQAFADPQVRAIIATVGGEDQVTVVPHLDAEAARRDPKPFLGTSDNTNLHQWLWSLGIASFYGGSTQVHLGPGPGLDAVHAASLRAALLDGGRLEVSDPGESEDVGRDWNDPRALTEHGDREPTEPWSWSGPERSVTGPTWGGCLEVLQWVLTAGRFREEPDALAGGVMLLETSEELLPAREVGWIVRALGERGLLAAVDAVLVARPPVSDFERRPDATERAALRAAQRDVVVEQVARYNPDAVVCVGIPFGHTRPQWILPHGGAVTVDGAARRVWADYG, encoded by the coding sequence ATGACCCGAGAGCTGGTCCGTCCGCCCAAGGCCCGCCCCGGCGACAGGATCGCCGTGCTGTCGCCCTCGTTCGCTGCGCCCGGCTTCGCGCCGGCGGTGCACGAGCAGGCGATGCGGCGACTCGCCGAGGCGACCGGGCTGGTGCCGGTGGAGTACCCCACGACCCGCCTGCTCGGGGCGAACCCGGAGCAGCGAGCGGCCGACCTGAACCAGGCGTTCGCCGACCCGCAGGTGCGGGCGATCATCGCCACCGTCGGCGGCGAGGACCAGGTCACCGTCGTGCCCCACCTCGACGCGGAGGCGGCTCGTCGCGACCCGAAGCCGTTCCTCGGCACCAGCGACAACACCAACCTGCACCAGTGGCTCTGGTCGCTGGGCATCGCCAGCTTCTACGGCGGGTCCACGCAGGTGCACCTCGGCCCGGGCCCGGGTCTCGACGCCGTGCACGCCGCCTCGCTGCGGGCGGCGCTGCTCGACGGCGGCCGGCTGGAGGTGAGCGACCCGGGGGAGTCCGAGGACGTCGGCCGGGACTGGAACGACCCCCGCGCCCTCACGGAGCACGGTGACCGGGAGCCGACCGAGCCGTGGAGCTGGTCCGGCCCGGAGCGGTCGGTGACCGGTCCGACCTGGGGTGGTTGCCTCGAGGTTCTGCAGTGGGTGCTGACGGCGGGCCGGTTCCGCGAGGAACCGGACGCGCTGGCCGGCGGCGTGATGCTGCTGGAGACCTCGGAGGAGCTGCTCCCGGCCCGCGAGGTGGGCTGGATCGTGCGTGCCCTGGGGGAGCGGGGCCTGCTCGCCGCCGTCGACGCGGTCCTGGTCGCCCGACCCCCGGTCTCGGACTTCGAGCGGCGGCCCGACGCGACCGAACGGGCCGCCCTGCGGGCCGCGCAGCGCGACGTCGTGGTCGAGCAGGTGGCCCGCTACAACCCCGACGCCGTCGTCTGCGTCGGCATCCCGTTCGGGCACACCCGGCCGCAGTGGATCCTCCCCCACGGAGGAGCCGTCACGGTCGACGGTGCGGCCCGGCGGGTGTGGGCCGACTACGGCTGA
- a CDS encoding ATP-binding protein, whose protein sequence is MTAQLGGRRAGRLLGSSVRRLIGRGGTTHPSWWWSAALAGLLLYPYLVVALIGDPEGDRVVLAGHAVMLLADLMLLGAGIAMAVDARLMYDALRGSMAVAAAIVALQDAPLEVLGMIDRALSPLSFRLTNGHLFTVLVVLVVIHRGRKAAVPGRHLILTGVLLGLTSATITLVGYRLVQESIHDSGVLGTGDPVDFAIMAMIGLAMAIVGFQLATSSLPGWAAARIGVGMLAIFAARLYSTLTDAMMPTPAAVVGVALFSALIATTASSLLRIALEQMDARVARYAHLAAEAEAEVKQDREVAHEVRSAAAGLAAGARLLASGQIPPGPRRTALEKMVDIEAARLRRTVASKQGPMTTVDVDTVVSPFVVAQAALGHHVTWTPGGHRVHARHDGLAEALSTLIKNAADHAGGRGTTVTSRLVGEQVEILVSDAGPGLDPAVRERLFSWGSRGRASGGQGIGLHRARRLLLEQGGTLELGEAPEDGGTTFVIRLPRARLPQEG, encoded by the coding sequence GTGACGGCTCAGCTGGGGGGTCGTCGGGCCGGCCGCCTGCTGGGGTCGTCCGTCCGACGGTTGATCGGCCGCGGCGGGACCACGCACCCGTCGTGGTGGTGGAGCGCTGCCCTCGCCGGCCTGCTGCTCTACCCGTACCTGGTCGTCGCCCTGATCGGGGACCCCGAGGGCGACCGCGTGGTCCTGGCGGGGCACGCGGTGATGCTGCTGGCCGACCTGATGCTGCTCGGGGCGGGCATCGCGATGGCCGTCGACGCGCGGCTGATGTACGACGCCCTGCGCGGCAGCATGGCGGTCGCCGCGGCGATCGTCGCCCTCCAGGACGCACCGCTCGAGGTGCTCGGGATGATCGACCGCGCGCTGAGCCCGCTCTCCTTCCGGCTGACCAACGGGCACCTGTTCACCGTGCTGGTCGTGCTGGTCGTCATCCACCGGGGCCGGAAGGCCGCCGTACCGGGAAGGCACCTGATCCTCACCGGGGTCCTGCTCGGCCTGACCTCGGCGACCATCACGCTCGTGGGCTACCGCCTCGTGCAGGAGTCCATCCACGACTCGGGGGTCCTGGGCACCGGCGACCCAGTCGACTTCGCCATCATGGCGATGATCGGCCTGGCCATGGCGATCGTCGGGTTCCAGCTGGCCACCTCGTCACTGCCGGGGTGGGCAGCGGCCCGGATCGGCGTCGGGATGCTCGCGATCTTCGCCGCCCGCCTGTACTCGACCCTGACCGACGCCATGATGCCGACGCCGGCCGCGGTCGTCGGCGTGGCCCTGTTCAGCGCCCTCATCGCGACGACCGCGTCCTCCCTGCTGCGCATCGCGCTGGAGCAGATGGACGCGCGGGTGGCCCGCTACGCCCACCTGGCCGCCGAGGCCGAGGCCGAGGTCAAGCAGGACCGCGAGGTCGCGCACGAGGTCCGCTCGGCCGCCGCCGGACTCGCCGCCGGGGCCCGGCTGCTGGCCAGCGGCCAGATCCCGCCCGGCCCCCGCCGTACCGCCCTGGAGAAGATGGTCGACATCGAGGCGGCGCGGCTGCGTCGTACTGTCGCGTCCAAGCAGGGTCCGATGACGACCGTCGACGTGGACACCGTGGTGTCGCCGTTCGTGGTGGCCCAGGCCGCCCTGGGCCACCACGTCACGTGGACCCCCGGCGGCCACCGCGTCCACGCCCGCCACGACGGCCTCGCCGAGGCGCTCAGCACCCTGATCAAGAACGCCGCCGACCACGCCGGTGGCCGGGGCACGACCGTCACCTCACGCCTGGTCGGCGAGCAGGTCGAGATCCTCGTCTCCGACGCCGGCCCCGGGCTCGACCCGGCCGTGCGCGAGCGGCTGTTCTCGTGGGGCAGCCGCGGTCGGGCCTCCGGCGGCCAGGGCATCGGCCTGCACCGCGCCCGACGGCTGCTGCTCGAGCAGGGCGGCACGCTGGAGCTCGGCGAGGCGCCGGAGGACGGGGGGACGACGTTCGTCATCCGGTTGCCGCGGGCGCGGCTGCCGCAGGAGGGTTAG
- a CDS encoding ABC transporter permease subunit, producing the protein MPLGYVLWTTAELGRAEAVDFLWRPRIGELLWNTTRLLVVGVLTSVVVGVAGAWVVERTDVPGRGWWHGLLCAPLAVPAFVNGFGWVSTTHAVQSYPGAVMVVTLSYYPLVYLPTVAALRRLDPAVEEVATALGKGPWQVFLRVTLPAISPAVLGGALLVGLHLLAEYGALQLLNYPTLTTAILQQYATVFNGPEATLLALVLVTFCLLLLGIELLVRGRRPRSRVGAGTSRQFARVALGRRRPFVVVGLAGLAAWALGVPLAALVRWLVRGTSTGLETGELTSALGNTLLLAVLAGALTTAAAVPVVWLAVRHRGWITTAIERSVYTASAMPGIVIALALVTVSIRVVPDLYQTLLLLLVGYLILFLPRAVVSVRGTFELVPPGLEEVARSLGCSGPAVARRVTLPLVVPGLASGAALVALAVSTELTATLLLAPLGTETLATKFWSDASSIAYGAAAPYALALIVLSVPSTWLLARLAIRSR; encoded by the coding sequence GTGCCGCTCGGCTACGTCTTGTGGACCACGGCCGAGCTCGGCCGCGCCGAGGCCGTCGACTTCCTGTGGCGACCCCGGATCGGGGAGCTGCTGTGGAACACGACCCGGCTGCTGGTCGTGGGGGTGCTGACGAGCGTCGTGGTCGGCGTGGCGGGGGCGTGGGTGGTCGAGCGGACCGACGTACCGGGTCGCGGGTGGTGGCACGGCCTGCTGTGCGCCCCACTCGCCGTGCCCGCTTTCGTCAACGGCTTCGGCTGGGTCTCCACGACGCACGCGGTGCAGTCGTACCCGGGCGCGGTGATGGTGGTGACGCTGTCGTACTACCCGCTGGTCTACCTGCCCACCGTCGCGGCGCTGCGCCGGCTGGACCCGGCCGTCGAGGAGGTCGCGACCGCGTTGGGCAAGGGGCCGTGGCAGGTCTTCCTCCGGGTCACCCTGCCTGCCATCTCACCCGCGGTGCTGGGTGGTGCGCTCCTCGTCGGCCTGCACCTGCTGGCGGAGTACGGCGCCCTGCAGCTGCTCAACTACCCGACCCTGACGACCGCGATCCTGCAGCAGTACGCGACCGTCTTCAACGGCCCCGAGGCGACCCTGCTGGCGCTGGTGCTGGTCACGTTCTGCCTGCTCCTGCTGGGCATCGAGCTGCTCGTGCGCGGCCGCCGGCCGCGCTCACGGGTGGGTGCCGGCACCAGCCGGCAGTTCGCCCGGGTCGCGCTGGGGCGGCGCCGGCCCTTCGTCGTGGTCGGCCTCGCCGGGCTCGCGGCGTGGGCGCTCGGCGTACCGCTGGCGGCGCTGGTGCGCTGGCTGGTGCGCGGCACGTCCACCGGGCTCGAGACCGGTGAGCTGACCAGTGCGCTCGGCAACACGCTGCTGCTGGCGGTGCTCGCCGGCGCACTCACCACCGCCGCCGCGGTGCCCGTCGTGTGGCTGGCCGTGCGGCACCGCGGCTGGATCACGACCGCGATCGAGCGCAGCGTCTACACCGCCAGCGCGATGCCGGGCATCGTGATCGCCCTCGCCCTGGTGACGGTGTCGATCCGGGTGGTGCCCGACCTCTACCAGACCCTGCTGCTGCTCCTCGTCGGCTACCTCATCCTGTTCCTGCCGCGGGCCGTGGTCAGCGTGCGCGGCACCTTCGAGCTGGTGCCGCCCGGGCTCGAGGAGGTTGCCCGCAGCCTGGGCTGCTCCGGACCGGCCGTGGCCCGCCGGGTGACCCTGCCGCTCGTCGTGCCCGGCCTGGCGTCGGGCGCCGCCCTCGTCGCTCTCGCCGTGTCCACCGAGCTCACCGCCACCCTGCTGCTGGCGCCGCTCGGCACCGAGACGCTCGCGACGAAGTTCTGGTCCGACGCGTCCTCGATCGCGTACGGCGCCGCCGCGCCGTACGCCCTCGCCCTGATCGTCCTGTCCGTCCCGTCCACGTGGCTGCTGGCCCGTCTCGCGATCAGGAGCCGCTGA